The following coding sequences lie in one Euhalothece natronophila Z-M001 genomic window:
- a CDS encoding glutamyl-tRNA reductase: protein MNIVVVGLSHKTAPVAVREKLSIQDNAIEGAISHLCQLPHVEEVSILSTCNRLEIYAVITDAEQGVHEITQFLSERSAYPISQLRRHLFILLHQDALRHLMRVAAGLDSLILGEGQILSQVKHAHKMAQKHQGVGRLLDRLFKQALSAGKRVRSNTNLGTGAMSISSAAVELADRKVDDLANYRCTIIGAGKMARLLVQHLIAKGGTQIAIVNRSQKRATELANQFPDHELQLHPLEDMMSVIGESDLVFTSTAASEPILDRAKIEQNLDPNHRLLLFDISVPLNIDSDVKELENLESFTVDDLKAVVAKNTASRRQMAQEAEALLDEEVESFEVWWRSLETVPTISCLREKVETIREQELEKALSRLGTEFAEKHQEVIEALTRGIVNKILHEPMVELRAQQDIEMRRRTVQSLQRLFNLDPEQQYS, encoded by the coding sequence ATGAACATTGTAGTTGTCGGTTTAAGCCATAAAACTGCACCCGTTGCTGTACGAGAAAAATTAAGTATTCAAGACAATGCCATTGAGGGCGCAATTTCTCATTTATGTCAGCTTCCTCATGTGGAAGAAGTTTCCATTCTTAGTACCTGTAACCGTCTGGAAATCTATGCCGTGATTACTGATGCGGAACAAGGGGTTCACGAAATTACCCAGTTCCTTTCCGAACGTAGTGCCTACCCCATTTCCCAACTGCGGCGACACCTATTTATTCTGCTCCATCAAGATGCCCTCCGTCATCTCATGCGAGTAGCAGCAGGGTTAGATAGCTTAATCTTAGGAGAGGGACAGATTTTATCGCAAGTAAAACACGCCCATAAAATGGCACAAAAACATCAAGGGGTAGGACGACTCCTGGATCGACTTTTCAAACAAGCCCTTTCTGCAGGGAAACGAGTTCGCAGTAATACCAATCTTGGTACTGGCGCAATGTCCATTAGTTCTGCGGCTGTGGAATTAGCCGATCGTAAAGTTGATGATTTAGCCAACTATCGCTGTACCATCATTGGCGCTGGCAAAATGGCGCGGCTATTAGTACAACACCTCATTGCCAAAGGTGGAACGCAAATTGCCATTGTTAACCGTTCTCAAAAACGGGCGACTGAACTGGCAAATCAATTTCCAGACCATGAATTACAACTGCATCCCCTTGAAGACATGATGAGTGTTATTGGGGAATCTGATCTCGTGTTTACCAGTACCGCTGCCAGTGAACCAATTTTAGATCGCGCTAAGATAGAGCAAAATCTCGATCCTAACCATCGCCTGTTATTATTTGACATTTCTGTTCCTCTCAATATTGATAGTGATGTTAAAGAATTAGAAAATTTAGAAAGTTTTACCGTTGATGACTTAAAAGCCGTCGTAGCAAAAAATACTGCTAGTCGCCGACAAATGGCGCAAGAAGCAGAAGCCTTATTAGATGAAGAAGTGGAGTCGTTTGAAGTTTGGTGGCGTTCTTTAGAGACAGTTCCTACCATTAGTTGCTTACGAGAAAAAGTAGAAACCATTCGGGAACAAGAATTAGAAAAAGCACTCTCTCGTCTCGGAACTGAGTTTGCAGAAAAACATCAAGAAGTGATTGAAGCCCTAACCCGAGGAATTGTCAATAAAATTCTCC